A single genomic interval of Streptomyces graminofaciens harbors:
- a CDS encoding CPBP family intramembrane glutamic endopeptidase has protein sequence MQLEAGSGAGSRPEERPTRRILRDETLLVLGLSLGASGVAALISFMGSVTKPGGLKDQAATMNASAAPDRPWLDLAWQLFGITTALVPVALVAHFLLREGGSLRTLGFDRTKPWPDLGRGAAIAAVIGSTGIAFYLAAVALGFNLTVVPEALPGVWWKYPVLILSAIQNAVLEEVIVVGYLLRRLDQLGWSPGKAMAGSALLRGSYHLYQGIGGFVGNMVMGVVFVHLYRRWGRVGPLVVAHSLLDIGAFVGYALLKGKVDWLPLP, from the coding sequence GTGCAGCTGGAGGCGGGGTCGGGGGCCGGTTCGAGGCCGGAGGAACGGCCGACTCGACGGATTCTGCGGGACGAGACACTGCTCGTACTGGGCCTCTCGCTCGGTGCGAGCGGGGTGGCCGCGCTGATCAGCTTCATGGGCTCGGTGACCAAGCCGGGCGGGCTGAAGGACCAGGCGGCCACCATGAACGCCTCGGCCGCGCCGGACCGGCCCTGGCTCGACCTCGCGTGGCAGCTCTTCGGGATCACGACCGCGCTGGTGCCCGTCGCCCTGGTCGCGCACTTCCTGCTGAGGGAAGGCGGGAGTCTGCGCACGCTCGGCTTCGACCGTACGAAGCCTTGGCCCGACCTCGGGCGCGGGGCGGCGATCGCAGCGGTGATCGGCAGTACGGGCATCGCCTTCTACCTGGCGGCTGTCGCGCTCGGCTTCAACCTCACCGTGGTGCCGGAGGCGCTGCCCGGCGTGTGGTGGAAGTACCCCGTACTGATCCTCTCCGCGATCCAGAACGCGGTCCTCGAAGAGGTGATCGTGGTCGGGTATCTGCTGCGCCGGCTCGACCAGCTGGGCTGGTCACCGGGGAAGGCTATGGCCGGTAGCGCGCTGCTGCGCGGGTCGTACCACCTCTACCAGGGCATCGGCGGGTTCGTCGGCAACATGGTGATGGGCGTGGTGTTCGTCCACCTCTACCGCCGCTGGGGCCGTGTCGGCCCGCTGGTCGTGGCGCACTCGCTGCTCGACATCGGCGCGTTCGTGGGCTACGCCCTGCTCAAGGGGAAGGTGGACTGGCTGCCGTTGCCGTGA
- a CDS encoding glutamate--cysteine ligase — MGEKVVAGPFGLSDRQHYRDKLRQCLAGLARLLEEKRFDRPKNMMGVEIELNLVGADGLPRMLNSQVLERIASRDFQTELAMFNLEVNIAPHRLGGRVFDRLSEELRTSLNYANRKAGELDAGIAMIGILPTLDRDDLVSSNLSDGDRYALLNDQIVAARGEDFTLDIEGVERLLCTSKSIVPEAACTSVQLHLQVTPGRFADVWNAAQAVTAAQIAVGANSPFLFGRELWRESRPPLFLQSTDTRPPELQAQGVRPRTWFGERWISSAYELFEENLRYFPALLPICDDEDPLRVLDEGGIPKLAELSLHNGTVYRWNRPVYGIADGVPHLRVENRVLPAGPTVTDVIANAAFYYGLVRALAEESRPVWTRLPFEAAAANFDAACRYGIDAQFQWPRRGRYGGVGPVDAVNLVRDELLPLAEAGLDAWGVEPADRDLYLGVIEERCRRRVNGASWQVETFHRALRKGIGREAALAATTRRYCELMHSGDPVHTWPVGLPEPVPLLG, encoded by the coding sequence ATGGGGGAGAAGGTCGTGGCGGGGCCGTTCGGCCTGTCCGACCGCCAGCACTACCGCGACAAGCTGCGGCAGTGTCTGGCGGGACTGGCGCGGCTGCTGGAGGAGAAGCGGTTCGACCGCCCCAAGAACATGATGGGTGTGGAGATCGAGCTGAACCTCGTGGGAGCCGACGGTCTGCCCAGAATGTTGAATTCGCAAGTGCTGGAACGGATAGCGAGCCGAGATTTCCAAACAGAACTCGCCATGTTCAATCTGGAAGTCAACATAGCTCCACATCGGCTGGGTGGCCGGGTATTCGACCGGCTTTCCGAGGAGCTGCGCACCTCGCTCAACTACGCCAACCGGAAGGCGGGCGAGCTGGACGCGGGAATCGCGATGATCGGCATTCTGCCCACGCTGGACCGCGACGACCTTGTCTCCTCCAACCTCTCCGACGGCGACCGCTACGCCTTGCTCAACGATCAGATCGTCGCCGCCCGAGGCGAGGATTTCACGCTCGACATCGAGGGCGTCGAGCGGCTTCTGTGCACCTCGAAGTCGATCGTGCCCGAGGCCGCCTGCACCTCCGTGCAGCTGCACCTTCAGGTCACCCCGGGTCGCTTCGCCGATGTGTGGAACGCGGCGCAGGCGGTCACCGCCGCGCAGATCGCCGTGGGCGCCAACTCTCCGTTCCTGTTCGGACGCGAGCTGTGGCGGGAGTCCAGGCCGCCGCTGTTCCTGCAGTCCACGGACACCCGGCCGCCCGAGCTCCAGGCGCAGGGGGTACGGCCGCGTACCTGGTTCGGGGAGCGGTGGATCTCCTCGGCGTACGAACTGTTCGAGGAGAACCTGCGCTACTTCCCGGCGCTGCTGCCCATCTGCGACGACGAGGATCCGCTGCGGGTCCTCGACGAGGGCGGCATCCCCAAGCTCGCCGAGCTGAGCCTGCACAACGGCACGGTGTACCGCTGGAACCGGCCCGTGTACGGCATCGCCGACGGAGTCCCGCACCTCAGGGTCGAGAACCGGGTGCTGCCCGCCGGGCCGACCGTGACGGACGTGATCGCCAACGCGGCGTTCTACTACGGGCTCGTCCGGGCGCTCGCCGAGGAGTCGCGGCCGGTGTGGACGCGGCTGCCCTTCGAGGCCGCCGCCGCCAACTTCGACGCGGCCTGCCGGTACGGCATCGACGCACAGTTCCAGTGGCCGAGGCGCGGCCGGTACGGCGGCGTGGGGCCGGTGGACGCGGTGAACCTCGTCCGGGACGAGCTCCTGCCGCTCGCCGAGGCGGGACTGGACGCGTGGGGTGTGGAGCCGGCCGACCGGGACCTGTACCTCGGGGTGATCGAGGAGCGTTGCCGGCGTCGGGTCAACGGGGCGTCGTGGCAGGTCGAAACGTTCCATCGGGCGCTGCGGAAGGGGATCGGACGGGAGGCGGCGCTTGCGGCCACCACCCGCCGCTACTGCGAGCTGATGCATTCCGGGGATCCGGTGCACACCTGGCCGGTGGGGCTGCCGGAGCCGGTGCCGTTGTTGGGGTGA
- a CDS encoding PhzF family phenazine biosynthesis protein, giving the protein MRIRIVDAFTDRPFAGNPAGVLLLDAFPDDAWMQDVAREVNHAETAFTHRLPEGGEADWALRWFTPVTEVTMCGHATLATAHVLATTGAHEGPVRFDTLSGVLTATPQPDGSLTLDFPTAPLLPVEVPEGVAEALGAEPLGAFDTGPNIGDLLIELADEKTVRGLTPDHRALGRYSARGIIATARAADPVAEYDYISRCFFPNVGIDEDPVTGSAHTALAPFWSDRLGSPALTGLQASARSGLVRTTLQGDRTLLSGRAVTVIDGELLA; this is encoded by the coding sequence ATGCGGATCCGAATCGTCGACGCCTTCACCGACCGCCCGTTCGCCGGCAACCCGGCAGGGGTCCTCCTCCTCGACGCCTTCCCTGACGACGCCTGGATGCAGGACGTGGCCCGGGAGGTCAATCACGCCGAGACGGCGTTCACCCATCGCCTCCCCGAGGGCGGCGAGGCCGACTGGGCGCTGCGCTGGTTCACCCCGGTCACCGAGGTCACGATGTGCGGCCACGCCACCCTGGCCACCGCGCATGTGCTGGCCACCACGGGCGCCCACGAGGGCCCGGTCCGGTTCGACACGCTCAGCGGCGTCCTCACCGCCACGCCCCAGCCCGACGGCTCCCTCACCCTGGACTTCCCGACCGCGCCCCTCCTCCCGGTCGAGGTCCCGGAGGGGGTCGCCGAGGCCCTGGGCGCCGAACCGCTCGGCGCCTTCGACACCGGCCCGAACATCGGCGACCTGCTGATCGAACTGGCCGACGAGAAGACGGTCCGCGGCCTCACCCCGGACCATCGGGCGCTCGGCCGCTACTCCGCGCGCGGCATCATCGCCACCGCGCGCGCCGCCGACCCCGTCGCCGAGTACGACTACATCTCGCGCTGCTTCTTCCCGAACGTCGGCATCGACGAGGACCCGGTGACGGGCAGCGCCCACACCGCCCTCGCCCCGTTCTGGTCCGACCGCCTCGGCAGCCCCGCCCTCACCGGCCTCCAGGCCTCCGCCCGCTCGGGCCTGGTGCGCACCACCCTCCAGGGCGACCGCACCCTCCTGTCCGGCCGCGCGGTCACGGTCATCGACGGCGAACTGCTCGCGTGA